The proteins below are encoded in one region of Tiliqua scincoides isolate rTilSci1 chromosome 7, rTilSci1.hap2, whole genome shotgun sequence:
- the DCLRE1C gene encoding protein artemis isoform X1, with translation MSSFGGRMREYPALSVDRFDRENLRARAFFLSHCHKDHMKGLRAPSLKRRLACSLQVRLYCSPVTRELLLTSPKYRFWERHIVSLEVETPTQISLVEEASGEKEDLVVTLLPAGHCPGSVMFLFQGENGTVLYTGDFRLAKGEAARMELLHSGNRVKDIQSVYLDTTFCDPKFYQIPSREECMKGILELVRSWITLSPYHVVWLNCKAAYGYEYLFTNLSEELGVKVHVNKLDMFKNMPEILCHITTSRHTQIHACRHPRDDEFFRVNRLPCGITSQNGKQLHIISVKPSTMWFGERTRKTNVVVRTGESSYRACFSFHSSYSELKAIMQIA, from the exons ATGAGCAGCTTCGGGGGCCGCATGCGCGAGTACCCGGCGCTGTCCGTGGACCGCTTCGACCGCGAGAACCTGCGCGCGCGCGCCTTCTTCCTCAGCCACTGCCACaagg ACCACATGAAGGGCCTGCGCGCGCCGTCCCTGAAGAGGAGGCTGGCCTGCAG CCTGCAGGTGCGCCTCTACTGCTCGCCCGTGACCAGGGAGCTGCTGCTGACCAGCCCCAAGTACCGCTTCTGGGAGAGGCACATC GTCTCCCTTGAAGTCGAGACACCCACCCAGATCTCGCTGGTCGAAGAAGCATCTGGCGAG AAAGAGGACCTGGTTGTGACACTTCTGCCAGCTGGACACTGCCCGGGGTCGGtcat GTTTCTTTTTCAAGGTGAAAATGGCACTGTACTGTATACAGGGGATTTCAGACTTGCAAAGGGAGAAGCAGCCAGAATGGAACTCTTGCATTCAGGGAACAG AGTGAAAGACATCCAGAGTGTATATTTAGATACCACTTTCTGTGATCCTAAATTTTATCAAATACCAAGCAGG GAAGAATGCATGAAGGGCATACTAGAGTTGGTTCGAAGCTGGATCACACTGAGTCCTTATCATGTGGTGTGGCTGAATTGCAAAGCAGCTTATGGCTACGAATATTTATTCACAAACCTCAGTGAGGAGCTTGGAGTCAAG GTGCACGTGAACAAACTGGACATGTTTAAAAACATGCCAGAAATCCTCTGCCATATAACCACAAGTCGGCACACGCAGATCCACGCCTGTCGCCATCCCAGG GATGATGAGTTCTTCCGAGTGAACAGGCTGCCCTGTGGAATAACCTCCCAGAATGGGAAGCAGCTGCACATAATTAGTGTCAAGCCATCCACAATGTGGTTTGGAGAAAGGACAAGGAAGACCAACGTAGTGGTCAG gaCTGGGGAGAGTTCATACAGGGCTTGCTTCTCATTTCATTCATCTTACAGTGAG